The Deltaproteobacteria bacterium genomic sequence GCACGTTTTTCACCAAGAGCAAGGTTATACTCTTGAGTACCACGCTCGTCAGCATGACCTTCAAGCACCACTACTACTTGCGGAGCTTGTTTTAGGCACTCTGCGTTTTTATCAAGTATTGACTTAGCATCAACGGTAAGATCAAAACGATCAAACTCAAAATTCACCACCTGGGTGGCCACTATTTCACCGCCAGAAGCGTCCATCGGACGGCACTGGGCTGAAATATTGGTGGTATCGCCGCCTTGATCTGCGCAAGCACCATCAATGCAAACACGACCCGGACCACAATCGACATCTTGCGCGCACTCATCTACGCATTTCTGATTTTCGCAACGTTTTCCCGACGGACAGTCGGTTGTTGCTACGCATTCAGCAACGCATTTATTAGCGCGACAGACTTTGCCATCACAGTCGGCATCGGCATTACATTCAGGTTTAGGCTCGCAGCGAGCGTCTTGGCAAATAAAGCCTTCGCCTTTCTTCTCGATGCATTGAGCATCATCGCGGCACTCTTGGCATTGCCCATTAACGCAAACCTCACCCTTTTCTTTACAGTGCTCATCTTGGTCGCACTTCGGGTACGTAGGCTTGCAGGCGACGAAAAATAGCGAAGCGGCCAATGCAGCAAACTTGAGGAGTTGACGTGAACCAAAATGCATGGAAAGTTTCTCCTTACGCGAACTGCATATTACAGCAGTAAATCGCAGACAGATACTTCATACTAGTCGCCCGAGAATCCCCGGAAGCGAAGGTTTCGCGCATATTATGAGGGCACTCGAAGCAAGTCAACCCACTGCGTACCTGGTATTTGCATATTCGTACTTGCAACCTTTATTGACACCCGGCAAATGAGTGAGGGAGACTTGGTAAAATAACACCCATTTAGGGGTATAATAACTAAAACTTACCTAGAGAGTCGGCTTTTAAAAAAATGGCAAAAAAGAACCTCCTGCTTGTAGATAATGATCCCAAAAGCTTGCGAGTGCTCGAAGTTTCACTGCGTAAAGCAGGATTTTCAGTCACCACCGCGATTAATGGTCGGGATGCCATTGAAAAAGTACGTATCTCCCCGCCAGAATTGATCATTTCTGACACAAAAATGCCAGAAATGGATGGATTTGAATTTTGCAACTCACTTAAAAATGATGCCAAGCTTATTGGTATACCGTTTATTTTTCTAACCGCACAAAAATCTATTGATTATAAAGTAAAAGGACTTGAACTTGGTGTTGACGATTATTTAACCAAGCCTATTTACATAAAAGAGATCATTACCCGTATAAAGATCTTACTTGAAAAACGTGAAAAAGAATCTCTTGAAAAACGCGATCCTCGATCAAAATTTGCCGGTGATCTTTCGGATATGGGTGTAGTCGATCTTATTCAAACTATCGAAATCGGTCGCAAGACCGGAAAAATTAAATTTCAGCATCCCGATGGCCAAATAGCTGCCATTTACTTTAAAAACGGCAAAGTTATCGATGCTGAAAGTGGACGCTTGCATGGCGAGCGTGCGGTTTACCGCCTGTTAATTTGGAATGGCGGTAGTTTTGAAATTGAATTTGGTACCACAGAACGCAACGATACCATTGAACTATCAAGCCAAGGTTTACTTATGGAAGGCATGCGTCGTGTTGATGAATGGGGACGCTTGCTTGAACAATTACCACCATTAGAAACTCGCTTTGCTGTTGATCCCAAAGAACTAACCGAACGGCTCGCAGAAATACCAGATGAAGTTAACGGAATTTTAAAGCTTTTTGATAGCAAACGCTCATTAATGCAGGTAGTTGACGAGTGTGAAATGGGCGATCTTGAGGCTATGAATTTTATTTCAAAATTATATTTTGAAGGCCTCATTTACGATATCACCTCACGTGAAGCTGAAGGTGAAGCCACCTTAGGCGATCTTGGGGGGAGTAATGTTGCCGATACAGATAATATTGAATCTGAAACTATTGAAGTTGTTCCTGCTCCCGAGTCTAATTTCGAAGTTGAAAACAACTTAGAACGACAGCCACTTAGTAGTACTTTACCTGAAATAAACTCCGCGACCGCATTAGAACATGATATTTCTGCTAATGAAGCAGCTGTTGCTAATGGAAATATTCCTGATCCAGTAGCTAGTAACGACGCAGATACTCCTGTACTGCCGCCTTGGCCTGGTTCGATACCTATTAAGCCAATAACCAATGAAGCAAAAAATTTAAGTAATAACAAAGCCGATTTTGCTGTTAGTAAAACTCCAGCGTCAGCAACTTATTCAAATGTTGAGCCTATTTTACTGACAAAACCCAGTAAATCCAAAGATTTCACCCTACCAGCAGCAATACCAAACAGCCCAAGAGGGCCAAGACCTTTTATTAATGGACACGAAAATCGTATCATTCCAATGAATCCAGCTGAAGCTTTTGGCATACGCAATATTCATATACCGGACCAAAGTTATCTTGATGAAGAAATATCTTCACCGCAGCTTAAAAATAAAATACCTATTTTCGTTTATGCTGTTATAGGACTATTAGCTGCTGGTCTTGTCGGCTTTTTCCTTTCGACGCTACTAACTTGAAGCAAGGCAAGCATATACATTAAGGAGTACCTAAAGTATGCCCCAGCATTTTGATATTGCAGTAATCGGCGCCGAGCCCGCCGCAGTGATTGCTGCTGCTTTGCTCTGTAAACGCGGTCGCCGTGTTATTCTTATTGACAATGGTGAAGATGTATCCACCTATGGCCGAAATAATTACCGCCTGCCATTAGCACCAATATTAACTCCACAGATTGAAAATTCTGCTGCAATGCATAAAGTGCACGAAGAATTGGGGCTTGGCCCTGAATTGCGTGCTCATATTCGTCAGCTTTCACCAGGATTGCAAACCGTTTTGCCACATCATCGTTTTAACATCTATAATGATCCTCAAACACTAAAAACTGAATTAAGCCGCGAGTTTCCTAAGGCTGCTGATGCTATAGAGAATTTTTTAAACCGCTTATTTGCCGCAGATAACGACCTAAATAACATTTTACGCCAGTATTTTCCGATAAAACCCAAAACATTAAGTGAACGCTGGCGTTGGCGATCATGGCAACAATTAACCGCAGCCTTTGCAAGACCTTTTGAGCCACAACAATGGCTGACAGATATTGCTCTAGACCATCCCCTCTATGATGTATTGCAAAGCCCATTGTCATTTTTTGGCTATTTAGCCACTGATAGACCTTCGACATTTCAAGCAATACGATTATTGGCGCGTTATTTTCGTGGTTTAATAGAATTACATGACCAGCCTGAATATGGTTTGCCAGCATTTCTCATGCGTGTTGCCAAGCGTGTAGGGGTTGAAGTTCGTCATCACGCAACTATTGTAAACATAGGGTTAAAGAAGCGATATTTACATCACTTAGATATTGCAAATGATAAGCAAACCATAACCGCCGATTATTTTATAAATGGTACGTTGGCCCCCTTTACTGAACTTTTACCAGCTACTGCCCAACATCCGCGTTTTACTCTTGAAGAACAGTTAGTACGACCTGTTGGCAGTCTTTTAGTTACCAATTTATTAGTCGACCGTGCGGTTATTCCCTGTGGCATGGGTCAGGTGCTTTTTGTACTTAACGGCCGACGGCAAGCTCGCAAAGGCGACGATATTGATCCACCAATGTTGCTGCAACGTTTTACGGCGTTGCAACGTGATCCGAAAACTAATAACCGTAAGGCTATTATTGATGATAAGCGTGAAGTTTTAAGTATTGCCATTCCAGTACGCACTACCGATTTTGCCCACTTGCCAGATCGTTTGGCTAATATGAAATTGCAAATACTCGAACGGGTCGGTCGGGTAGTACCATTTTTACAACGCTATATCTGCGATATGTCGCTACCTACAGATACTGCCTCATGGGATATCGAAGATAATGGCACTCGCCGTGTAGATCCTTGGCGATTACATCCACTCTATGAAACAACTAATTCCCCTCTATTGGGTATTTCTGCACGTAGCCCACGCACTTTTTTTAAAAATTTATGGCATTGCAGCCACGCTGTACTTCCCGGTCTTGGCATAGAAGGCGACTATATTACCGGTCTTGCGGTTAGCGAAAATTTGCTTGTAGAAGCTTACCGAAAATGGCGCAAGATTTAGATTAATTTTAAGATTTAACTAGAGGGTGTCCCTAACTAAATAGCCTTGGCAATTTTATTAGAGCGCAAACAGCGCGTACACACATTAACTCGTGTATTACGACCATTTACTACAGCACGAACTTTTTGCACATTGGCATTTTGTCGTGTTCTGGTCTTAATATTAGAGTGTGAAACCTTGTTACCAGACATATGTCGCTTGCCACAAATTTCGCAAGTCATGTGTTACCTCATAATTTATATAAAACGCGCTAATAACATACTTTTTTGCGTCATTGAGACGCGATTTTCTCAACAAATACCAAATAGGGGTTTGCCTCTTTAACAGAAACACAACAAAATGAAAAGGGGTAATGTAATATTCCCGATAACCTTGCTCGATCAAACTATTGCTATAAGTCCATTAGATCTTCATCATTTAAAAAGTCATCAGGCTTATCTTGCTTGGCAGCAATACATTCAACCTCAATACCAACATCTTTGGGTAAAGCCGCCACTTGTACAACAGCACGTGCTGGTAAATTCTGCCCAACAAACATTTTGGC encodes the following:
- a CDS encoding OmpA family protein, with the protein product MHFGSRQLLKFAALAASLFFVACKPTYPKCDQDEHCKEKGEVCVNGQCQECRDDAQCIEKKGEGFICQDARCEPKPECNADADCDGKVCRANKCVAECVATTDCPSGKRCENQKCVDECAQDVDCGPGRVCIDGACADQGGDTTNISAQCRPMDASGGEIVATQVVNFEFDRFDLTVDAKSILDKNAECLKQAPQVVVVLEGHADERGTQEYNLALGEKRAAAVRSYLKNLGIESGRLTTRSKGKNQPLCTEHNEGCWSQNRRVEFIQSVQ
- a CDS encoding response regulator; translated protein: MAKKNLLLVDNDPKSLRVLEVSLRKAGFSVTTAINGRDAIEKVRISPPELIISDTKMPEMDGFEFCNSLKNDAKLIGIPFIFLTAQKSIDYKVKGLELGVDDYLTKPIYIKEIITRIKILLEKREKESLEKRDPRSKFAGDLSDMGVVDLIQTIEIGRKTGKIKFQHPDGQIAAIYFKNGKVIDAESGRLHGERAVYRLLIWNGGSFEIEFGTTERNDTIELSSQGLLMEGMRRVDEWGRLLEQLPPLETRFAVDPKELTERLAEIPDEVNGILKLFDSKRSLMQVVDECEMGDLEAMNFISKLYFEGLIYDITSREAEGEATLGDLGGSNVADTDNIESETIEVVPAPESNFEVENNLERQPLSSTLPEINSATALEHDISANEAAVANGNIPDPVASNDADTPVLPPWPGSIPIKPITNEAKNLSNNKADFAVSKTPASATYSNVEPILLTKPSKSKDFTLPAAIPNSPRGPRPFINGHENRIIPMNPAEAFGIRNIHIPDQSYLDEEISSPQLKNKIPIFVYAVIGLLAAGLVGFFLSTLLT
- a CDS encoding 50S ribosomal protein L28, encoding MTCEICGKRHMSGNKVSHSNIKTRTRQNANVQKVRAVVNGRNTRVNVCTRCLRSNKIAKAI